Proteins co-encoded in one Capillibacterium thermochitinicola genomic window:
- a CDS encoding LexA family protein, with amino-acid sequence MFVKEGQDTMSIKLFYPDQSSKQALPAVGHISAGFPSPAADYLEAVLDLNEVLIKNPSATFYGTVKGNSMTDAGVEDGDLLVIDRAVPYRPNALAVCYLDGEFTLKRLQRKGENLYLMPANPRYQPIQVREGSDFAVWGIVTYIIKKVY; translated from the coding sequence ATGTTCGTAAAGGAAGGGCAAGACACCATGAGCATCAAGTTGTTTTATCCCGACCAAAGTTCGAAGCAGGCTTTACCGGCTGTGGGCCACATCTCAGCCGGTTTTCCGTCTCCGGCGGCCGATTATTTGGAAGCGGTCCTCGATCTCAACGAAGTGTTGATTAAGAACCCCAGTGCCACTTTTTACGGAACGGTCAAAGGGAACTCCATGACGGACGCGGGGGTGGAAGACGGGGATCTGTTGGTGATCGACCGGGCCGTGCCCTACCGCCCGAATGCCCTGGCCGTCTGTTATCTGGACGGGGAGTTCACCTTAAAACGCTTGCAGAGGAAAGGCGAGAATCTGTACTTGATGCCGGCCAACCCCCGTTACCAACCGATCCAGGTCCGCGAGGGGAGCGATTTTGCCGTGTGGGGGATCGTCACTTATATTATAAAGAAGGTCTACTGA
- a CDS encoding Y-family DNA polymerase, which produces MFALVDCNNFYVSCERVFRPDLNGRPVVVLSNNDGCIIARSEEAKQLGIKMGEPAFKIAAFLEQNQVAVFSSNYVLYGDLSHRVMQTLGRFTPELEIYSIDEAFLNLTGLPVDWAAYARTIRETVGRHVGIPVSIGVAPTKVLAKVANHRAKKIPGQNGVCVLADPGAIEEALKNFDVGEVWGIGRQYAKLLNSIQVYTAWDFLQLDDDWVRKRMTVMGLRIKKELAGIACLEMELIPPAKKAICTSRSFGEEQTELEPINEAVATYAARCAEKLRWQRSCAGMLMVFLHTNGFKPHEPQYARNLVCKLPVPTNSTIELIRYASAALRAIYRKGYRYKKAGVIVLEIGPEERVQGSLFDRVDRAKHAAVMREMDAINAKYGRDTIKVAAQGLGGRWRLRQERLSPCYTTRWSDIIKVVAPAGGRSPNEGDRTQ; this is translated from the coding sequence ATGTTTGCCCTGGTGGACTGTAATAACTTCTACGTCTCTTGCGAGCGGGTCTTCCGGCCCGATCTCAATGGCCGGCCGGTGGTGGTGCTGAGCAACAACGACGGGTGCATTATCGCCCGGTCCGAGGAAGCGAAGCAGTTGGGGATCAAAATGGGGGAGCCCGCCTTTAAAATTGCCGCTTTTCTCGAGCAAAACCAGGTGGCGGTCTTCTCCTCCAACTATGTGCTCTACGGGGATTTGTCCCACCGGGTCATGCAGACGCTCGGCCGGTTCACCCCGGAGCTGGAGATTTACTCCATTGACGAAGCTTTTTTAAACTTGACCGGTTTACCCGTGGACTGGGCGGCGTACGCCCGGACGATCCGGGAGACGGTCGGACGCCATGTGGGGATCCCGGTCAGTATCGGGGTGGCCCCCACCAAGGTGCTGGCGAAGGTGGCCAACCACCGGGCGAAAAAAATCCCCGGGCAAAACGGGGTTTGTGTCCTGGCGGATCCGGGCGCGATTGAGGAAGCGCTGAAAAATTTCGACGTCGGGGAAGTCTGGGGGATTGGGCGGCAATATGCGAAGCTGCTTAATTCGATCCAGGTTTATACGGCTTGGGACTTCCTGCAGTTGGATGATGATTGGGTCCGGAAAAGGATGACCGTCATGGGGCTGAGAATCAAAAAGGAATTGGCCGGAATCGCCTGTTTGGAAATGGAACTGATTCCACCGGCGAAGAAAGCAATCTGTACGTCCCGCTCGTTTGGGGAGGAGCAGACCGAACTGGAACCGATCAATGAAGCGGTGGCCACCTACGCGGCCCGCTGTGCGGAGAAGCTCCGGTGGCAACGCTCCTGCGCCGGGATGCTGATGGTCTTCCTCCATACCAACGGGTTCAAACCACATGAACCCCAATACGCCAGGAACCTGGTCTGCAAATTGCCGGTTCCGACCAACAGTACCATCGAGCTTATCCGTTATGCCTCCGCCGCCCTCCGGGCGATCTACCGCAAAGGTTACCGTTACAAAAAGGCCGGGGTGATCGTGCTGGAGATCGGACCGGAGGAGCGGGTCCAAGGTTCGCTCTTCGACCGGGTGGACCGGGCGAAACATGCGGCGGTGATGCGGGAGATGGATGCGATCAACGCCAAGTACGGACGGGACACGATCAAAGTGGCGGCCCAGGGACTGGGCGGCCGGTGGCGGCTGCGGCAGGAACGGCTGTCGCCGTGTTATACGACCCGGTGGTCGGATATTATTAAGGTGGTCGCGCCCGCGGGGGGCCGCTCGCCCAACGAAGGGGA